In the genome of Thalassophryne amazonica chromosome 6, fThaAma1.1, whole genome shotgun sequence, the window CTAATAATAAGCAGCCACACGTGCAAGTGATACATATAATATGAAAAGAAAAATCATATTTGGTATGTTCACACTAAGTTTTCAGGTATTTTTTTGAGGCTGAGTGTGGTCAGGTCTTGCGCCAACAACTTACTTGTTTTGTTTCCCCTTCTTGACCATGCAGTCTAAGTTTGAATCTTATAAACATCTGACACATAACAGACGGCTTCCTTTAGTGACTCTTGATCCAGATCTTCTATCCACACTTGTAGGCTGTCGtgcatcagggtttttttttcaacttgtgcccacactttatacactctcataacaaacaaacacacacacacagggctgtcTGTCTTTAGTGTTGCCGTCAGTTGGTTTCTGTTATCTTTATGGTGGATTTCCAGTACACTTGCCACCCACATCCTGTGTGCTGACAGCCCACACAAACCTGTCTGTCAGATCACGTGTCCCACTCACGCAACACAACCGCCACATGTTCCTGTGCCAAGGTGTATTTCAAGATGGGCCCAAACCAAGCAGCTTTGAACTGCTGTCTTTGTCTCTAATTAGAGGCAACACATacaaaaaactgacaaaaaacaaaaaaagttgaaACCTCACACTGCTTCCTGATTTTAACCACAGAAACAGCTGCACGTATCTGTTTATTTGACCGGCCCATCAGAAAGAATGACGCACAAGTTTGAGAAATAACACTTTGGTCAGACGTGCTACATCACAACGCCTCAACGCTGTCATCCAGGTTGTTCCGCTTCCTCCTCATGTGCACGAAACCCCTGCACAGTGCAACTTTGGTTTCTTGCATCATATTCaggatggagtggcacagagaaaagACTTCATTAAAAAGAATGTGACATTTCTGCAAGTTTGCCAAAAGGGACACGAGAGACTCAAACCTAGACTTGATTTGGTTTAGTGGCACACTTCTGGAAGCATGACTCATATCCAGCTCACAGACAGACCAAGGGGGCACCCATATATCACCTACTTTCAGAACATGGGGATGGAGCAGTTCTCTGTTTGGGTCAGAGATGAGCAGTAGTGTTCCATGAAGAGCCAAGACGGTGCAGGTATTCATGGCAACTGATCGCCTCAGTAGATGTTTGCTCCTGGTCACCTGTAAAATCACCAGATGAGGTGATTGGTGGTAAGGACAACTCGCACCATCTTGGCTCATCCTGCCCATCCCTCACCTGGATTATTACCATCCAGGATCCAGGACAGTTCCATAGTACGGTGGGTGTGGTAAAGCGCGGCACAGTGCATGATTCCAGACCTCGTGTCATGGACCACCTCCAAATTTGAATCAGCTTATTGATATGATATAAAGTTTTATTTTAACTCAAGTCTAAAATAATTTTTGAAACTCCATTTCTGGATTAAAAAAAGTTTCCATAATCTATGCATTAACTATAtaaaacctttatttattttttttatctcattTTAGCACATCCTGGAATAAAAGGCATCAGAGTGGGTTTACCTTATGAATTCAAAGTTATGAATTGTAAATCTCTAACTACATTGGTAGCAGAGATATTAtggtaaacatattttttggactTGATTTGCTTGGCCATTGACCAATCTGTTCCAAAAGTTAAATTATCTGTAGACATTAACCCTAGTAACATTCCCACCAATTTTGGGAAAAATCCGGCATGCCTGTTTTGAGTTATTTcgctcgcgcacacacacacacacacacacacacacacacacacacacatacacacacacacacacacacacacacacaccacacacacacacacacacacacacacacacacattgacgtTTACACATCTCTAAATGGAGTTTGAAACAGTTTTAAGTAATTATGTGGCCATAGTTTTGAAAAAGTGACTCACTTTTAAAGCAATCAGTTGACTCTGCATGTTTTCTAGTGGGGCCACATCCAAACATTTACATCACTGTACCCCCCAGTCACCCCCCACTGTGTTAAAAGTTAAGCACCAACTGTGTGGTCATTGTTTGGTTGGCTCTTAAATGGCCCTTTCACTGATTGTTTTTCGTAGGACTGTCTTAGCTAATTTTGTAAAACCCTCCATTTGCATTAAATCCCGGATTCTGGGTCCAATCCAACCCCCGACTTGGGCTCGGCTCTTAACACATGACCACATAGCATcgctcatcatcatcctcatcactccTGACGGCGTCTGTGAATGACCTCCAGAGGACAAAAGGGATCAACAGCGCAGAGTGGATGGTGAAAGTGACCACTGTGACCTCATGGGTCAGCTACAACCCAAGCATGAAAAGACTCAGCGACACCCCCCTGCCCAACATACGCTCGCACACTCAACAACCTCCAGGACAACCGAAACTGCCATGGGAATACGACAGCGTGGAAGAAGAAGCATCAGCGTTGGTGGACAGGAGCTGAAAGAAAGTGGTTGTGTTTGGAATTTTGGGTCATGGCTTTCTGCGCACATTCCTCAGTTTTCTCCCAACAATAAACTGTGTCACAGCCAAGACAACAGCTTCCATTCTGGACTCTTTCAACTAGAATGGCCTAAAATCTCCCACAGAGGCACGCTATGGATGTACTGACGTGCTATGGAATGATGAAAGCGGCTGTCTTGGAGCGTCACATGGAAAAGGACACACAGAGTGTCCACCGGTGAAAACAGACGAGGTTTACTGAATAAAATTGCTGCTCTTGTGCAAAATAACAAGCAGATAATCTCAAAACGACGTTTTATTTTCAAGGACAATGATCGAGATGAAATAGAACGGCTTATCAAAAGGAGATATCACATCTATCTTTAACAAAGTGTTTTGTGGAACAATCCTATAGCAGGTCTTTAATCGAGgtgtcaaaagaaaaaaacaactggcAATCCTCTAAAAAGTCCTTCAGagatgctaaaataaataaataacttaaaGAACACAACACAGACAAATGTTAACGGTTCTGAAACACTGAAAGCTTCTGATGCAGCCAGAAGTTGGAGATGTGGAACTGTAAAGCTTTTACACTTTGGTCTCAATGTCTTCACTCTTTGGGGCTGCTTGTACTCTTTGGATGTTATTTTCACAGTCACAGGTATTTACAGTCTTTGTTCTGTTTGGCGTTTCGGTGCAAAAGGTCACAGCTtactctcctcctcctccagcgGTCGGTTCAAGCCGGGGATGAATTTCAGGAGGCGCCTACGGAAGCTTTTCGGTTTGGGCTTTCTCTGCAGTGAGCCGACTCCTCCGTGCTTCTCCCCCGAGGCAGGCGGCAATGTTGGCCCCCTAACGTAGCTGCGTGTGCTGGCGCTGCGTGTCAGCTGCGTCTTGGCCGTAGTGAAGTGTTCGCTGGCAGGTCGCAGGCGCTGCTGCTTCTGTGTTGGCTGCTGCTCTTTGCTCTCGTCGTCGCCCGTGAGGTCCGAGTCCATGCTGCCATCCGCCTGGTACAAACAGGTCTGGTAGAGCGGGtcgtcttcagtggctgtgctcGGGAAGCTTGTGCTGCTGCCGGTGCTGCGGAGCGCTCTACGAACAGCGGGGCTGGGCGTGCCCAGGCTGCCGTACACACCTGCTGACTCCAGTGACTCGTAGATGGCAGCGTCACTCATTACTATGCCTGCAGGAGAGAACAGCCTGCAGTGTTACTAACTGCACAAATCTCACAGACGTACAGGACATGGCTGAAAACGGACGACACGGTTGGTTCATAAGGAGTTGGACAGCGACAGTGCAGACTttcaaggagtttaacaaaaatatcacttaACCATTTAAGAGCTACAGCCATTTGTCTACATAGTTCAtggattttcagagcccataaataGTGGTACAAACCACAGTCAGGCTGGCTTTAGACCAGCCAGACGATCAATACATGAACACTTGCAAGTCACTGAATTTGATTTGGACTTccatacaaacagcatggtattGTGTGTTAAATATGTCTGatgtaggtagttctcaaaaactaagtgactgtgtatgaatgagactagtgagggaagccaccaaggccccCATAACATTGATGAAGCAGTTGGGCTTTTGGCAACTGCACACTTCAATGTTATAAGTTCAAATAACCTACATAACTACAAATTATGGGAAAGTGTAGTCACTTCTCCAAGGTCTGGAGGAGCTCAGAGCAAACTGGTTCAGTTGGTCAGGAATAACCCACAAACTGCCAAGACCCAGGCCTGCAATGATCTGGAAGCTGTTAAAACACCTATCACTGTATACAGAAGAGCAGGTCGCCATCAGGAAAGAAGCACCTGCTCCAAAATCAACACCTTCAAACGTAGCCAAAGTTTGTAGCTGACCACATGGACAATAACCAACAAACTGCTAAGAACATTTTATGTCTAGATGAGACTGGGGTTAAAGTGTTCAGCCACAATGATCTGgtgtgtttggaggagaaaagatTTAGTACCAAGAATACTGTATCAGCAGTTACACATGGTGGTGACAGCTCGGGGAGTAAAACTGGTGCAGTGGAAAGAATGATGAAGGTGGTGGACCATTTCAGAAgtcttcagcaaaatgtcaaaatACCTGACAACTTTTACATTCACATCAAGCATTACAaagtacaaacagtatgatactgGGTGGTAAATCTGTCTACAGTAGGCTGTTCTCCAAAGCTGAGTGACTGgccaagaaggagatgagtgagggaagccaccaacacacccaaAATACTTGGAAGGAGtcataggcttctgtgactggaaAAACCACAAAGTGCAACTTCTGTCTGTTGCTTTACCCATCACAGCTTCAAGATGGAGAAgaacacagaaggattttcttcaaaagaaaatgtgaaatttcagttacactttgccagaaggcacatgggagactcacagACAATATTTGCACTGTGCAGTTTCTCCCTGTCACGGCTCGGTGGCCTGCATCTGTCATAATTCTTTGAATCGGGGTGTTGGGAGGAAAGATCGGCTGAGTGGAGGCACCCGGGGTCACAGCTTCTACTTCTGCAGAAAAGAACCAGCTGTGCCTGAGTCAAACTCTCCTTTCAGCTCATGTTgtcttttattgtttatttaaatGCTCCAGCTGGTGTTCATTTATTTGTTATGTCTTCAAGCCGGATGTAACACAGCCATAGAAACATATAACTCCTTCACAGTTGTCTGCAAGTCTTGGTGATTTCCCTCatgagtctccttcttgcacagtctcaGGTTTTGACAAgtgcctgctccagacagatgtagcataatgtttgtgtttcagaataatgaaaataaatcaaatcaaatcaattttatttatatagcgccaaatcacaacaaacagttgccccaaggcgctttatattgcaaggcaaagccatacaataattacggaaaaaccccaacggtcaaaacgaccccctgtgagcaagcacttggtgacagtgggaaggaaaaactcccttttaacaggaagaaacctccagcagaaccaggctcagggaggggcagtcttctgctgggactggttggggctgagggagagaaccaggaaaaagacatgctgtggaggggagcagagatcaatcactaatgattaaatgcagagtggtgcatacagagcaaaaagagaaagaaacactcagtgcatcatgggaaccccccagcagtctaagtctatagcagcataactaagggatggttcagggtcacctgatccagccctaactataagctttagcaaaaaggaaagttttaagcctaatcttaaaaaataAAGTCAAATACATATTCAGTCAATTGGAAATGTTtgtatatccatcccctgacttacatacagaaaactgactgtaaaatgaTGATTTATATTCACAGTAATCCCGATTACCTCTgctaaggaggtaatgttttcaccaaaatgtgtctgtttgtttgacaTTTAACATGATAACTCAAGAATTAATGGACGGACTTTGATGAAATTTGGCAAGCAGATGTATTAAGCTCCGGGAAATAATTGATTCAATATTGCGGGTGATGTGGAATATATTTTGTTAAcggagatccagaagaatgtttggcatatagcaacatttaactcaaaagttTGTAAGAGGATGTTGATGAGATTTAGTGATCAGATGGATAATGCCCTAGAAAATGGTAAGAGTTTATTATGAATTTGATCCAAAACATATTTTGGATTCggtataatttaataataataataaaaaaaaagataaataatgAACTTTGATAACATTTCTGGGGTTCAACAGCCATATCAGACAACGCCAACACCCCGAACTGCAAGAACTGAGCCCCAAGGGATCGTGTCATAGAACCCACTGCTCGGACAcgagcgaccccccccccccccccccccccccccccccccccccccccgtcgatGACAATAACATTTTCTGAACAGATAAATAATGTTTAATGAAATAACTCACATAATTTTTGAGTTGACCGAGAATGTATTCTGGATGTGGGATGCAGAAGAATGTTTGAGATACAGCAACAATGAACTAAAAAAATGAATGGATCTTGATGAGCAGATTGATACATTTTTAGGAAAGAAGGCTTGATGCTAAATGAGTGCAGGTGGGTTTTTTTGCCGTATGGAATATGTAGCCTTGGCTGAAGTGTGTGCTGATGTcttctgtactctgaaaatggaggTACTGTATAtagaaatggctgtaattcctcaaTGGTTAATTACATATTTCTGCTGAATCCTTTGAATTAAACCTGAAAGTCAACACTACAAGTGCATCTTGACCTTTTCATTTCAGCTTCAtcatggtggtgtacagaggcaatatTACAAATACTGTGTGAATGACTGTACATGGTGTTAAAGGGCATTCAGGACATACCGTGAACAAGCCGCTGCTCCTGCACCATCAGTGACCGATATTCATCCCATTTCTCATGCATAGTTTGCTGCACAAGACAGAGTGTTTAAATAATTGTGGCAGGAAACATGAAACTAACAGGATGCAGTTAAACTGTTGCTCAAAGCTGATAAAATTCACAATTAACAGCTAAAGCGGCACTTTATTAGCGGGATCACAGCCAGTGGACGCTTTGAAGCAATGACGCAGTAACCTCGTGTTCAAAACCTTAATACAATCTCCTGGATCtgggtcttgaaaaaactgcAATGTGGAGGATCTGCTCCTTTTGCTCCCGCTGCAGCGACGCATTCAACACGTGGCAGCCGAGCTGCTTCGATTTAAAGAGCCGTTCTTGGAGGCAGAGAGCAGCTTGACACAGAACAGCACACGTTTGCCCTCCGTCTTCCTCCAGACCATAAATCTGTCTCACAGACACTTCCACTTTTGTCTGTCTCTTTCCATTCTCTCATTGATTTCCATCCAAGAGCTGGAACATGTTTGAGTGTTTATACAAGGACAGTCCAGTTTTCTTTgcaactaccaaaaaaaaaaaaaaaaatctatggagGCATGCAGATGTCCACAGAGAGGTCAAGGAAGAAGCTGAGGAAAGTTATATAGCCTAGATGTTTTGCCTTCTACAAGCTGAATACCTGAATATACTATAAGAACATAGCATTTTAACGTGTCTAGGACTGTTCAATCTAGACGAGGAAACGCACCGAGCGTACAAAGTGGCATACTACTTAACAGCCACCGCTCTTCTGTTGCACATCTGTTCGTACGTTCTCGATGTTTCCAGAAGGCTGATATGATACAGACTGCGATGGATTAGAGCACGAGGACAGCTGCTGTGATCTTGAGGAACACCGCCTCAGCTGAGCCTCTTCACAGGCAGCACTTTTTAacagccatgtgtgtgtgtgtgaatgctgcCCCCTCGTCCTCAGCAGTCAGTGAGCTTTCTGCTGAGGCGACAGGTGTAAAAACAggtggggaggaggaggaggaggagaggctgGTGGCGTCTATTTTGAGCATGCGAGGCTGCTGACACACAGTCACTGTGGAAACGGCTGcagccccacacacacatacaaacacacagatagagagagagagagagagagagagagactcaccTTCAGATACTGCAGCCGGGCTTCCAGCTCCGCTTTCCGGATGGAGTCGCTGTAAACCGTCTCAAGCCTGCAAACCACAAACCAGGAGCATTAAAGAGCAGGACTTTATTATGAGCAGAAGAGTGCAGTTCATAAAAGCGCAGGAGCATAAGTCCGCCATCTGAAAAAGTCTTTTCATAAGACGGCAGCAGCAACACTTCACTGTTTATGAGTGGAGGGGGAAGGATGAAGAACAAATGCAATTTCCACCCCGACGCTTCAGGGCTGCAAAACCTTTGACTCACTTCTGGAGTGGGGACTCAGAGCTCGTTTTCACTGCGGTGCTTTATTCTTCAGTTGTAAAGATAATTTGCTGTCGTCAGTCTATAAAATCTGCGTCTACACTGGCCCTCTGATGTGGTCCACTTCGTCCTTTTTACAGCAGAGTTCCACGTTCAGAGTTGAGCCTTCACTAATTGTTTTTTTAATACTCGGGTGAGGAAGAGAAACATGGTTTGAATTTAAAAACAAACCTACTCAGCAAACCGCCAAGTGTGTCATCCGGTGAGTAGTGTGCAATGCAGAAACACAATAAACAGAATCATTTGGACAGGCAAGGAAAGTTTGTTTTCACCCTCAACAGTCGGTTTGATTTCAGAAGATCTCCACAAAACTCTGAGAAGTGATCCTTATTATGTACAGGAAGAACACATTACATTTTGATGGCTTTGTAATAGTGCACGTGGGTATGAAGACAGCATGGCTACAGCaaactgacctttgacccaaGTAAGCTTCATCctcacccaaatgactgacctctgctTAATGCAATTCTGGAGTCCAAATTggcttgaaaatcaaattccttgagatTGACATTTGCCAGAATCAATTCTTTCAGGGTCAACTAACTTTCACTGATGTACCAAATTTGGTACAAAtctgagaaaaataaataaataaaaaattgcagGAGTTGGCCAACAAACAGAGTTAGATGTGACCTTGGCTGCAGTGATCGACCTTTGGGGAATCTGACCTTTATAGGCTATTGTGGAACTTGTGTCCACATGTGTCACATTTAGttcaaatcagagtgaaaaacttTAATTTTGACCTTTAACTTGAATTATTATCCTTCAGTAAATTTGAGCTCCACATGCCTGCCAAGTTTGGTGGCCATCAGAGAACCAAAAATGTTTCCCTTTGACTTCAATGACATTGATCTTTGCTAAAAGAAATCTTTATTGGCATCAATGACACCAGGTTTGGTGGAAATCGGCCACAAGACACAAGAAGAgaagaacaaacacacagacagacactgcTCAAATTATCGTACGACTCTGGGTCCTTTTCAAATTTTTTGAGtgaactgtgtctgtgtgtgcgcattTTGGAGTAGTCTggtgaaaggtcaaaggtcaaggtaaatGGTCCAAAGCACCTTTATTTTGTGTATCTCAATAACCAGAAGTCACACAGGAGTCACACAGTTTatctcaattcaatttatttagattataacaccaaatcacaacaaagctgcctcaaggcgcttcagacaagtaaggtctaacctttccaacccctcgagcaggggtggccaagttcggtcctcgagagccacattcctgacactcttagttgtctccctgctccaacacacctgaatccaatgaaagactcgttagcagacttttaatgagcctttcattggattcaagtgtgttggagcagggagacaactaagagtgtcaggaatgtggctctcgaggaccgaacttggctacccctggagcaagcacacaggtgacagtggtaaagaaaaactccctctgatgatttgacgaagaaacctcaagcagaccagactcagaggggtgacccactgcttgggccatactaccaaAAAAGTTTATAATACAGAACACCACACAACAAAAATGGACGAGAAACCATACAGACGTCCAGTCCACCGTGAGGGTTAGGGTGTCATCGAGCCActtgttggatctgttcctacagcagagtccATCCCGCATCAGCCACAGAaatcatatacaaggtctgttagaaaagtatccgaccttcttatttttttcaaaaaccatatggatttgaatcacgtgtgattgcatcagccaagctcgaaccttcgtgcgcatgcgtgagtttttttcacgcctctcggttgcgtcattcgcctgtgagcaggctttgtgtgagcagtggtctccccctctcgtcgtttttttttattgcgaataaatgtctgaacgatttggagctttgctgcatcaatttttttccagaaactgtgagagacctccaggtggacaccgttcggaaaattaatatggctttcagggacgattttatggcgattacacagattaaggagtgatccagacggtttaaagaccgcccacagctgctgagagcgcaccgcgctccgagcgccgatcgacaggctcaaaccccgctgaaacaaccagatcatttccaatgtgaaggctttgttgatccgggacgtcgtctgactttcacaaaaaggcagaaggtgtgcatatcagcactttttcggcacattccactgttacaggagtttttttcatggaaagaaaagcggagggacgcgccacggagccgttcattatgcggcacaaaaccacctccgtgttggtctctcaggacggctttcagatggatttcagacggctgtcggttgcttttcagtcgtgtgaatatctgagaaattgagcatgagctggacatgccccaacatgtcctgtgaggcttcatcatggcgttgctttgcgacatgcggctccgccgcgacgcgcagaactcctccacacgtctgtctcaatgtgctgaaaaagtccacgtcttttcacaattcctgtgctagtcagacaacataccggatcaagacagcatccagtttagaaatgaatggcacattccactgttacaggagtttttgtcatggaaagaggaccagaattccgcgtgtcgcggtggagccgcatggcgcaaagcaacaccgtgatgaagcctcacaggacatgttggggcatgtccagctcatgctcaatttctcggataatcacacaactgaaaagcaaccgacaaccgtctgagccacctgaaagccgtcctgagagaccaacacggagatggttttgtgccgcataatgaacggctccgtggtgcgtccctccgcttttctttccatgaaaaaactcctgtaacagtagaatgtgccgaaaaagtgctgatatccacgccttctgcctttttgtgaaagtcagacgacctcccggatcaacaaagccttcacgttggaaatgatctggttgattcagcctgtcgatcggcgctcggagcgtggcgcgctctcagcagctgtgggcggtctttaaaccggctggagcactccttaatctgtgtgatcccaataaaatcgtccctgaaagccatctgaattttccgaatggtgtccacctggaggtctctcacagtttctggaaaaatttgatgcagcaaagctccaaatcgttcaaacatttattcgcaataaaaatcagacgagaggggtggaccactgctcacacaaagcctgctcacaggcgaatgacgcaatcgacaggcgtgaaaaaactcacgcatgcgcactgtgagcaggctttgtgtgagcagtggtctccccctctcgtcgttttttttattgcgaataaatgtctgaacgatttggagctttgctgcatcaatttttttccagaaactgtgagagacctccaggtggacaccgttcggaaaattaatatggctttcagggacgattttatggcgattacacagattaaggagtgatccagacggtttaaagaccgcccacagctgctgagagcgcaccgcgctccgagcgccgatcgacaggctcaaa includes:
- the tamalin gene encoding general receptor for phosphoinositides 1-associated scaffold protein; translation: MTFRRLKKVNSSGPDGGATRPHNDIYFPSSKSDSCGSVDFPTRASEVYSYRALAYSGGTLPRNFKKGVGLQKWKPLTQSPEPQRKVVSLEKKEEETFGFEIQTYGLHHQDQNSVEMCTFVCKVHDDSPAQLAGLKVGDTITSVNEESVEGFRHKDIVQLIRACGNALRLETVYSDSIRKAELEARLQYLKQTMHEKWDEYRSLMVQEQRLVHGIVMSDAAIYESLESAGVYGSLGTPSPAVRRALRSTGSSTSFPSTATEDDPLYQTCLYQADGSMDSDLTGDDESKEQQPTQKQQRLRPASEHFTTAKTQLTRSASTRSYVRGPTLPPASGEKHGGVGSLQRKPKPKSFRRRLLKFIPGLNRPLEEEESKL